In Saccharothrix violaceirubra, the following are encoded in one genomic region:
- the ftsR gene encoding transcriptional regulator FtsR: MTAAGRPQRGGTSIGAVLAQLRSEFPDVTISKIRFLESEGLVRPARTASGYRQFSTADVERLRYVLAAQRDRYLPLKVIKEQLDAADQGVPQRALRAVDPTHVTREELLARVSPGVLAELERSGLIRPGPGGSYDGEAVRIAATVRAMAEFGVEARHLRAFRTAADREVALVEQVVAPLYRQRDPQARARADEAVRELSALAVTLHALLVKAGLREAGIGRVSPR; encoded by the coding sequence GTGACTGCGGCCGGGCGGCCACAACGCGGGGGGACGAGCATCGGCGCCGTGCTGGCACAGCTGCGGTCCGAGTTCCCCGACGTGACGATCTCCAAGATCCGCTTCCTGGAGTCCGAAGGTCTGGTCCGCCCGGCACGAACGGCCTCGGGGTACCGCCAGTTCAGTACGGCCGACGTCGAACGTCTGCGGTACGTCCTGGCGGCCCAGCGGGACCGTTACCTCCCCTTGAAGGTGATCAAGGAACAGCTCGACGCGGCGGACCAGGGCGTGCCGCAACGCGCCCTGCGAGCCGTCGACCCGACCCACGTGACCCGCGAGGAACTGCTGGCCCGCGTGTCGCCCGGGGTCCTGGCCGAGCTGGAGCGCTCCGGGCTGATCCGCCCGGGGCCGGGCGGTTCCTACGACGGCGAGGCTGTCCGGATCGCGGCGACCGTGCGGGCCATGGCCGAGTTCGGCGTCGAGGCACGTCACCTGCGCGCGTTCCGCACGGCCGCCGACCGCGAGGTGGCGTTGGTCGAGCAGGTGGTCGCCCCGCTGTACCGGCAGCGCGATCCGCAGGCGCGGGCGCGGGCCGACGAGGCGGTGCGCGAATTGTCGGCGCTCGCTGTGACGCTGCACGCACTGCTGGTCAAGGCGGGGTTGCGCGAGGCCGGCATCGGGCGGGTTTCCCCCAGGTGA
- a CDS encoding bifunctional nuclease family protein: MSEMRVVGVRVELPANQPILLLRETEGERYLPIWIGSVEATAIALEQQGVRPARPLTHDLLKDVIGALGRQLEQVRITDLQEGTYFAELVFDGDVRVSARPSDSVALALRIGVPIHAEESVLAEAGLIIPDEQEDEVEKFREFLDSISPEDFRGADT, translated from the coding sequence ATGAGCGAGATGCGCGTCGTGGGTGTGCGGGTGGAGCTGCCCGCCAACCAGCCGATCCTGCTGCTGCGCGAAACCGAGGGCGAGCGCTACCTGCCCATCTGGATCGGGTCGGTCGAGGCGACCGCGATCGCCTTGGAACAGCAGGGCGTCCGTCCGGCCAGGCCGTTGACGCACGACCTGCTCAAGGACGTGATCGGAGCGCTCGGCCGGCAGTTGGAGCAGGTCCGGATCACGGATCTCCAGGAAGGCACGTACTTCGCCGAGTTGGTGTTCGACGGTGACGTGCGCGTGTCGGCCCGTCCCTCGGACTCGGTGGCGTTGGCGCTGCGGATCGGCGTGCCGATCCACGCCGAGGAAAGCGTGCTCGCCGAAGCCGGTCTGATCATCCCCGACGAGCAGGAGGACGAGGTCGAGAAGTTCCGGGAGTTCCTGGACTCGATCTCGCCCGAGGACTTCCGCGGCGCCGACACCTGA
- a CDS encoding MerR family transcriptional regulator translates to MVEEAAIRAGTGEQGELFPDSSLPDELVGYRGPAACQIAGITYRQLDYWARTGLVNPTIRSAHGSGSQRLYSFKDLLVLKVVKRLLDTGVSLQNIRVAVDHLRQRGVQDLARITLFSDGTTVYECTSPEEVVDLLQGGQGVFGIAVSGAMREISGSIHEFPAERADGVVVDQPSDDELSRRRRTRATG, encoded by the coding sequence GTGGTCGAGGAAGCGGCTATCCGGGCCGGAACCGGCGAACAGGGCGAGCTGTTCCCCGACTCCTCGCTGCCGGACGAGCTGGTCGGCTACCGCGGGCCGGCCGCGTGCCAGATCGCGGGCATCACCTATCGCCAGCTCGACTACTGGGCGCGCACCGGCCTGGTCAACCCGACCATAAGGAGTGCGCACGGGTCGGGCAGCCAACGGCTCTACTCGTTCAAGGACCTGCTGGTCCTCAAGGTCGTCAAGAGACTCCTCGACACCGGGGTGTCGCTGCAGAACATCCGGGTCGCCGTCGACCACCTGCGCCAACGCGGGGTGCAGGACCTGGCCAGGATCACGTTGTTCAGCGACGGCACGACCGTCTACGAGTGCACGTCGCCGGAAGAGGTGGTCGACCTGCTCCAGGGCGGCCAGGGCGTCTTCGGCATCGCGGTCAGCGGCGCCATGCGGGAGATCAGCGGCTCCATCCACGAGTTCCCGGCCGAGCGCGCCGACGGCGTGGTGGTCGACCAACCCTCGGACGACGAACTGTCCCGCCGCCGGCGTACCCGCGCGACCGGCTGA